Below is a window of Yersinia kristensenii DNA.
CGGCGAGTTCGCACCGGAACTACTGGCAGAAAAATGGCTGGTGATTGCCGCAACGGATCAGGTGGCCGTCAATGCTTTAGTCTATCAAAGTGCCAATCAACAGCGGGTGTTCTGCAATGTGGTTGACGACCCGAAACGCACCAGTTTTATCATGCCGTCAATCATTGACCGCTCACCTATCATGATTGCAATCTCCTCAGGCGGTAAAGCGCCAGTCTTAGCCCGCTTGCTGCGCGAGAAACTCGAGGCCATGCTGCCACAGCATTTGGGGCAATTGGCACAATTAGCGGGCAATTTACGCCAGCGGGTGAAACAACATTTTGCCGCCATGGCAGACCGCCGCCGCTTCTGGGAAAAACTGCTGACCCACGACCGGCTGGCGCAATCACTGGCGAATGCGGATCAGGTGCAAGTCGAGCAACACGTTGAGCAACTGTTCAATGCGCCGCTGTCTGACCGCGGTGAAGTGGTGTTGGTGGGGGCTGGGCCGGGCGACGCCGGTTTACTGACATTGAAAGGTTTGCAGCAGATTCAGCAAGCAGACGTGGTGGTGTATGATCGGTTGGTGTCTGATGAGATAATGAATTTGGTGCGGCGCGATGCCGAGCGCATTTTTGTCGGCAAAGAATCCGGTCGCCATAGTGTTCCACAAGACCAAATCAATCAGATTCTATTGCAGCAGGCGCAGCAGGGGAAACGCGTGGTGCGCTTGAAAGGCGGCGACCCATTTATTTTTGGCCGTGGCGGCGAAGAGCTGGAAACACTGGCAGACTACAACATTCCGTTTTCTGTGGTGCCGGGGATAACAGCGGCGTCTGGCTGCTCGGCCTACAGCGGCATTCCGCTCACTCACCGCGATCACGCCCAAAGTGTGCGGCTGATTACCGGCCACGCCAAAAAAGACAGTCAGTTGGATTGGGCTAATCTGGCAGCAGAAAAGCAAACCCTGGTGTTCTATATGGGGCTATCACAAGCTGGCGAGATTCAGCAGCAATTGATTCTGCACGGTATGCCAGCCAGCACGGCGGTTGCTCTGGTGGAGAACGGCACCTCGCGGCATCAGCGGGTGGTGAGCGGCGAACTGAGTCAGTTGGCACTGCTTTCGCAGCAGGTCAGCAGCCCGAGTTTGATTATTGTCGGCAGTGTGGTCAGTTTGCGCAAAAAACTGAATTGGTTTTCCAGTGCGGAGCATGGCAAAGCTGGGGTAAAGGAACAAATTGAACAGGTGGGTTAAACTGAATTGACTCTGAAGGGGGAAGGCTCCCCCCTCAGACTGCTGACTTATTCACTTATGGATGAGCAACAAAACCAATAGCTTCATACACTTTCGCCAGCGTATCTTGCGCACGAGCACGCGCCTTAGCCGCCCCATCACGCATCACTTCCTGCAAGAAAGCTTCATCTTCGCGATACTTGTGATAACGCGCCTGTAGCTCACTCAGCATGTCAGAAACCGCCTCTGCAACCGCACCTTTCAAATGACCGTACATTTGGCCTTCAAACTGGGCTTCCAGCTCAGGAATAGACTGGCCCGTCACACCCGACAGAATATCCAGCAGGTTAGAAACACCGGCTTTCTTCTCAGTGTCATAGCGGATTACCGCTGGCTCATCAGAATCCGTCATGGCGCGTTTAATCTTTTTCACTACAGATTTAGGATCTTCCAGCAATTCGATGACGTTATTGCGGTTATCATCCGATTTCGACATCTTTTTAGTCGGATCCTGCAAGGACATCACCCGCGCACCGGCTTTAGGAATAAACGGCTCAGGGATTTTGAAGATATCGCCATACAGGTTATTGAATCGGCTCGCAATATCGCGGCTCAGCTCCAGATGTTGCTTCTGATCTTCACCAACCGGTACTTGGTTAGTCTGATACAGCAAAATATCCGCCGCCATCAGCACCGGATAATCGAACAAACCGGCGTTAATGTTTTCGGCATAACGGGCTGATTTGTCTTTGAACTGGGTCATGCGGCTCAGTTCGCCGAAATAGGTGTAGCAGTTCAGCGCCCAGCCCAGTTGAGAGTGTTCTGGCACATGGGATTGAACAAAAATGGTGCTTTTCTTCGGGTCAATGCCGCAAGCCAGATACAATGCCAAGGTGTCCAACGTTCTTTTGCGTAGCAACGCTGGGTCCTGACGTGCCGTGATGGCATGCAAATCAACAATGCAATAGATGCAATCATAGTCATCTTGCATTTGTACCCACTGACGCAATGCCCCCATGTAATTGCCAATAGTCAATTCGCCGGACGGTTGCGCGCCGCTAAATACGATAGGTTTTTGTTTATCGGATACAGCAGATATTTCAGTGGGTTTACTCATTTTATGCTTCCTGATCTTTTAAAGATGGCAGCCCAAGTGCGGGCAACAGACAGGCAAAGTG
It encodes the following:
- the cysG gene encoding siroheme synthase CysG, with amino-acid sequence MDYFPIFCQLQNKACLLVGGGEVAERKARLLLDAGATVTVNACEFTPQFHYWAEQGQLSLVSGEFAPELLAEKWLVIAATDQVAVNALVYQSANQQRVFCNVVDDPKRTSFIMPSIIDRSPIMIAISSGGKAPVLARLLREKLEAMLPQHLGQLAQLAGNLRQRVKQHFAAMADRRRFWEKLLTHDRLAQSLANADQVQVEQHVEQLFNAPLSDRGEVVLVGAGPGDAGLLTLKGLQQIQQADVVVYDRLVSDEIMNLVRRDAERIFVGKESGRHSVPQDQINQILLQQAQQGKRVVRLKGGDPFIFGRGGEELETLADYNIPFSVVPGITAASGCSAYSGIPLTHRDHAQSVRLITGHAKKDSQLDWANLAAEKQTLVFYMGLSQAGEIQQQLILHGMPASTAVALVENGTSRHQRVVSGELSQLALLSQQVSSPSLIIVGSVVSLRKKLNWFSSAEHGKAGVKEQIEQVG
- the trpS gene encoding tryptophan--tRNA ligase, yielding MSKPTEISAVSDKQKPIVFSGAQPSGELTIGNYMGALRQWVQMQDDYDCIYCIVDLHAITARQDPALLRKRTLDTLALYLACGIDPKKSTIFVQSHVPEHSQLGWALNCYTYFGELSRMTQFKDKSARYAENINAGLFDYPVLMAADILLYQTNQVPVGEDQKQHLELSRDIASRFNNLYGDIFKIPEPFIPKAGARVMSLQDPTKKMSKSDDNRNNVIELLEDPKSVVKKIKRAMTDSDEPAVIRYDTEKKAGVSNLLDILSGVTGQSIPELEAQFEGQMYGHLKGAVAEAVSDMLSELQARYHKYREDEAFLQEVMRDGAAKARARAQDTLAKVYEAIGFVAHP